In one window of Gudongella oleilytica DNA:
- a CDS encoding ABC transporter permease, producing the protein MNRKILALSGILSALFLNMAETKPNRIASGIDQDSFDFLGPWVYLLLTAWVMVMTLSFYKWKQKETFTLITGILVPISLLLGVFYFPGKGYLSGASPRISLSIGFYTQLLLFYLLVSGIELPKRNLRWILPAFLFVLAAGLFLMAMTGYLESYSLMKEYLVKRSQFFTHLGTHAVLSIGSTVSAALMAIPLGYLAYRRSSLEGRIMMPLSIIETIPSLSLFGLLLVPLSTLGGIGLFRAIGVSGIGWAPAYVALTLYALLPIARNTLAGFEALEPAVIDAAQGMGMTRSEILRRVELPLALPVVFTGIRIALVQTIGGAVLAGLVGGGGLGSFVFLGLAEASQDLVLLGVIPIVVITVLVDGGLKILEDMYRRSVYD; encoded by the coding sequence ATGAATAGAAAGATCCTTGCTTTATCAGGAATATTATCAGCATTATTTTTAAATATGGCAGAGACAAAGCCAAACAGGATAGCCTCAGGGATCGATCAAGATTCCTTTGATTTCCTGGGTCCGTGGGTCTATTTACTGCTTACTGCGTGGGTCATGGTTATGACCCTTTCTTTTTACAAATGGAAGCAGAAGGAAACATTTACCCTGATAACAGGGATCCTTGTTCCCATCTCTCTTCTTTTAGGTGTGTTTTATTTTCCAGGTAAGGGATATCTCAGCGGAGCAAGCCCAAGGATATCATTATCTATAGGGTTCTATACACAGCTGCTTCTATTCTACCTCCTGGTATCAGGAATAGAACTGCCTAAGAGAAATCTGCGGTGGATACTTCCTGCCTTTCTGTTTGTGCTTGCAGCAGGTCTGTTTCTAATGGCTATGACCGGGTATTTGGAAAGCTATTCACTGATGAAGGAGTACCTGGTTAAAAGATCTCAGTTTTTTACACACCTTGGAACACATGCTGTTTTGTCCATAGGATCGACAGTTTCAGCTGCTTTAATGGCTATCCCACTTGGATATCTGGCATACAGGAGAAGCAGTCTTGAGGGAAGGATCATGATGCCCTTGAGCATAATAGAGACAATACCAAGCTTATCCCTTTTTGGACTATTGCTAGTCCCTTTGTCAACTCTTGGCGGCATTGGATTGTTCAGAGCCATAGGAGTCAGCGGGATCGGTTGGGCCCCAGCTTATGTGGCATTGACACTTTACGCTCTTCTTCCCATAGCAAGGAATACTCTTGCCGGCTTTGAGGCTCTGGAGCCTGCAGTTATTGATGCAGCGCAGGGAATGGGTATGACCAGGAGTGAAATATTAAGAAGGGTAGAGCTTCCATTGGCTTTGCCTGTGGTATTCACAGGGATAAGGATAGCTTTGGTCCAGACGATAGGCGGAGCGGTATTGGCAGGTCTTGTAGGAGGTGGAGGACTTGGAAGCTTTGTTTTTCTCGGGCTGGCAGAAGCCTCGCAGGATCTGGTGCTTCTTGGGGTAATACCCATAGTAGTGATAACTGTTTTGGTAGATGGTGGATTGAAGATACTTGAGGACATGTACAGGAGATCTGTTTATGATTAG
- a CDS encoding ABC transporter ATP-binding protein, whose translation MIRFEGVTKNYNEFTAVNDISFHAEKGEILIILGPSGCGKSTTLRLVNRMVERTGGNIQIRGRDIDTYDQVELRRSIGYVIQSTGLFPHMTVGKNISVVPNLLKWDEERIKDRAIEMLQLVGLDHNVYWNKKPSELSGGEAQRIGVARALASDPDILLMDEPFGAVDPINRLRLQREFMRIQQKLHKTVLFVTHDVDEAILLGDRICLMDQGKIVQIDTPEKIVMNPLNEFVESFFKGEGALTLLSRRSVCDAVENVEFFGKTISPDASLKDAVGIMLSTGEERLSTCGGSISWDGILRMMRGDLK comes from the coding sequence ATGATTAGATTTGAAGGAGTAACTAAAAATTACAATGAATTTACAGCTGTAAACGATATATCCTTCCATGCGGAAAAAGGAGAAATTTTAATTATCCTGGGTCCTTCAGGATGTGGAAAGTCAACCACACTAAGGCTGGTCAACAGAATGGTTGAAAGAACCGGCGGCAATATCCAGATCAGAGGCCGGGACATAGACACCTATGATCAGGTTGAGCTTAGAAGAAGCATAGGCTATGTGATCCAAAGCACCGGTTTGTTCCCGCATATGACCGTGGGAAAAAATATCTCAGTTGTCCCTAATCTTTTGAAGTGGGATGAGGAGAGAATAAAGGACAGAGCTATAGAAATGCTACAACTTGTTGGCCTTGATCACAATGTATACTGGAATAAAAAGCCTTCTGAGCTGTCAGGGGGAGAAGCACAAAGGATAGGTGTTGCAAGGGCTCTTGCATCCGATCCCGATATACTCCTCATGGATGAGCCCTTTGGCGCAGTTGATCCCATCAACAGACTCAGACTTCAAAGAGAGTTCATGAGGATCCAGCAAAAGCTCCATAAGACCGTGTTGTTTGTTACGCATGACGTAGATGAGGCCATTCTCCTCGGAGACAGGATATGTCTTATGGATCAGGGCAAAATAGTTCAGATAGATACTCCGGAGAAGATCGTAATGAACCCTTTAAATGAATTTGTGGAAAGCTTTTTCAAGGGAGAAGGAGCGTTAACACTGCTTTCAAGGCGGAGTGTATGCGACGCAGTAGAGAACGTTGAGTTTTTCGGAAAAACCATATCACCGGATGCTTCACTCAAGGATGCAGTCGGGATCATGCTTTCGACAGGTGAGGAGCGGCTTTCGACCTGTGGAGGGAGTATCTCGTGGGACGGCATACTCAGGATGATGCGGGGTGACCTAAAGTGA
- a CDS encoding ABC transporter permease — MKGNNRNLLYGAIIGSLILLILVFGEDFQRILVAISGKEGTTYLRTPVYVYFFQHLWMIGISGVASVVLGTSLGIFATTTHGSDFKQTLMRLVKLGQAFPSPALLALAVPVFGYGFNGALLALVIYALMPIVYNVVVGIDEVSKDAIEAGKGMGMSELQLYTKVKLPMALSVILGGIRTAMVINVSAATLAAAVGAGGLGVLIVNGVRTFDTALIMQGAIPVTLLAIFVELILKWTQEQLSWK; from the coding sequence GTGAAGGGTAATAACAGGAACCTTTTATATGGAGCAATAATCGGATCATTGATATTGCTGATCCTTGTATTTGGGGAAGATTTTCAAAGGATCCTTGTTGCAATTTCAGGAAAAGAAGGTACCACATATCTAAGGACACCCGTATATGTCTACTTTTTCCAACATCTCTGGATGATTGGGATCTCCGGCGTTGCATCAGTAGTACTTGGAACCTCATTAGGTATTTTTGCGACAACCACCCACGGTTCTGATTTTAAACAAACTCTTATGAGATTGGTAAAGCTTGGACAAGCATTCCCTTCACCTGCACTTCTTGCACTTGCGGTCCCGGTGTTTGGATATGGATTTAACGGAGCTCTTCTGGCACTTGTGATATATGCTCTCATGCCAATAGTTTACAACGTTGTTGTAGGAATAGACGAGGTATCCAAGGATGCAATAGAGGCAGGAAAGGGAATGGGGATGAGCGAGCTGCAGCTGTACACAAAGGTAAAGCTGCCCATGGCCTTAAGTGTGATACTTGGAGGCATCCGGACAGCCATGGTAATAAACGTAAGTGCTGCAACCCTTGCAGCTGCCGTAGGTGCAGGCGGCCTGGGGGTATTGATAGTAAACGGAGTGCGCACCTTTGATACGGCACTGATCATGCAGGGCGCGATCCCTGTAACTCTCCTGGCCATATTTGTGGAGCTGATACTTAAATGGACTCAGGAGCAATTAAGCTGGAAGTGA
- a CDS encoding threonine/serine exporter family protein: protein MDIIIQSFYSFLCVMGFSVMFNIPRKQILIASLNGAIGWSIYLLLQSGSASFIVPPLAGSIVVGVIGEIAAIKNKQPATIFIIPGIIPFVPGYGIYNTMYHIINNDFSQAIVSGSESMFIAVSIACGIIVATSIVKLIKESLPA from the coding sequence ATGGATATAATAATTCAATCGTTTTATTCATTTTTATGTGTAATGGGCTTTAGCGTCATGTTCAACATACCGAGAAAGCAAATACTTATAGCCAGCCTGAACGGTGCGATCGGATGGTCCATTTACCTCTTGCTGCAAAGCGGTTCAGCAAGCTTTATAGTCCCTCCCCTTGCAGGATCGATAGTAGTCGGGGTTATAGGGGAGATCGCTGCAATAAAGAACAAACAGCCTGCAACGATCTTTATTATCCCAGGGATAATACCTTTCGTTCCAGGCTATGGGATCTACAATACGATGTATCACATCATCAACAACGATTTCAGTCAAGCAATAGTATCCGGCTCAGAATCAATGTTTATCGCCGTTTCCATAGCATGCGGGATAATTGTTGCCACATCCATCGTCAAGCTTATTAAAGAATCACTTCCAGCTTAA
- a CDS encoding threonine/serine exporter family protein, whose amino-acid sequence MAEISIKKAISIALETGRIMLANGAEVYRVEETIERMIASKHSAPVNVFVVSTGIIVSTEIDGDPYTVVDRTPSTSLDLEVISRANAFSRLFTDDDMTEEHAEIILQGLRNHPRFPNSVRYLFSGAAGGFFVLLLGGTFIEFLSAYIASALVVMFTDTLTKENMNFFIKNISGGLLAAGLALVTVLFLRLFGIFASYNHIVVGPLMTLVPGVALTNGIRDLISGELIAGSVKIMEALFIAIALAFGVGVVLQLSLAIIGDLSWI is encoded by the coding sequence ATGGCAGAAATCAGTATTAAAAAAGCAATATCAATAGCACTGGAAACAGGAAGAATAATGCTGGCGAACGGAGCAGAGGTTTACAGAGTCGAGGAGACCATAGAGAGAATGATAGCTTCAAAGCACTCAGCTCCCGTGAATGTATTTGTAGTTTCCACCGGAATAATAGTAAGCACCGAAATAGACGGAGACCCCTACACGGTTGTAGACAGAACGCCATCAACATCCTTAGATCTTGAGGTGATATCGCGGGCTAATGCTTTCTCTCGTCTTTTTACCGACGACGATATGACCGAGGAGCATGCAGAAATAATCCTCCAGGGACTGAGAAACCACCCCAGGTTCCCAAATTCGGTAAGATACCTGTTCAGCGGGGCTGCCGGAGGCTTCTTCGTGCTTCTTCTTGGTGGGACCTTCATTGAATTTTTATCTGCATATATTGCATCTGCTTTGGTTGTAATGTTCACTGACACACTTACAAAGGAAAATATGAACTTCTTTATTAAGAACATCTCGGGAGGGTTGCTGGCAGCAGGACTGGCTCTTGTCACCGTTTTGTTTCTTAGGCTCTTTGGGATATTTGCTTCATATAACCATATAGTAGTCGGTCCATTGATGACTTTGGTCCCCGGGGTTGCATTGACCAATGGGATCAGGGATCTTATATCAGGAGAGCTTATAGCGGGAAGTGTTAAAATAATGGAGGCTCTATTTATTGCGATCGCACTTGCCTTTGGGGTCGGTGTGGTGCTTCAGTTGAGTCTAGCCATTATAGGTGATCTATCATGGATATAA
- a CDS encoding diaminopimelate epimerase, translating to MKLNFIKTSPAGNTTVFILDQLPRDMHSQVARALMDPGSLYAEQVGFIEKPKEDPDGIRLQMMGGEFCGNASRSFAAYMVYSGYPQIGFENDSYIVPIQVSGLERDLVCRVYPTEIPSSFRASVEMPLPLSMHAEEFIISGEKRAAIRVDFPGITHFVVDEDNLRSRTEFFHLVRDKMSTESFEAFGIMYHNFEESTSSPLVYVKDTDSLVWERSCASGTAALGAAMAYLSGSDIQMEIKQPGGSLLIKVDWNGEETTSIILDGMVEIVAEGTVNL from the coding sequence ATGAAGCTTAACTTTATTAAGACAAGCCCGGCAGGCAATACAACTGTATTTATTCTGGACCAGCTTCCAAGAGATATGCACAGTCAAGTGGCGAGAGCACTAATGGATCCAGGTAGTCTTTACGCCGAACAGGTCGGCTTCATCGAAAAACCCAAGGAAGATCCGGATGGCATTCGTCTTCAGATGATGGGTGGTGAATTCTGCGGCAACGCCAGCAGATCCTTCGCAGCTTATATGGTATACTCTGGTTATCCTCAAATCGGTTTTGAAAATGACAGCTACATAGTTCCCATACAGGTATCAGGTCTGGAAAGGGACCTTGTTTGCAGGGTATACCCAACTGAAATACCCTCAAGCTTCAGGGCTTCTGTTGAAATGCCTCTGCCTTTAAGTATGCATGCCGAGGAATTTATCATAAGCGGCGAGAAAAGAGCAGCGATTCGGGTAGATTTTCCAGGGATAACACACTTTGTTGTGGATGAGGACAACCTTAGAAGCAGGACTGAGTTTTTCCATCTCGTCAGGGATAAAATGTCTACCGAAAGCTTTGAGGCATTCGGAATAATGTACCATAACTTCGAGGAATCCACCTCATCGCCATTGGTATATGTAAAGGACACAGACTCCCTGGTCTGGGAGAGAAGCTGTGCATCAGGCACTGCAGCTCTTGGAGCTGCCATGGCATATCTTAGCGGCTCTGATATACAAATGGAGATAAAACAGCCAGGCGGCAGTTTGCTTATAAAAGTAGATTGGAACGGTGAAGAGACTACATCGATAATCCTTGACGGTATGGTAGAAATAGTAGCTGAAGGAACAGTAAATTTATAG
- a CDS encoding CPBP family intramembrane glutamic endopeptidase has translation MLGEQLGVVKDNFILVAIYISFVNSLLEEFFFRGFIYLGLLGKTKRFNAYFISAGIFAVYHLAIIKGWFSPLIFVLSMIGLFVGGLIFDKLNEKNGNILSSWLVHMMANLAINTIGLMMFGIL, from the coding sequence TTGCTGGGGGAGCAGCTTGGGGTTGTTAAGGATAATTTTATACTTGTTGCAATATACATCTCCTTTGTGAACTCATTGCTTGAGGAATTTTTCTTCAGAGGATTTATTTATCTTGGGCTTCTTGGTAAAACCAAAAGGTTTAATGCATACTTCATAAGTGCAGGGATATTCGCAGTATACCATCTTGCGATCATTAAGGGCTGGTTCAGTCCTCTGATATTTGTTCTATCAATGATTGGACTTTTTGTTGGAGGCCTGATCTTCGACAAGCTTAACGAGAAAAATGGGAATATCTTATCCTCCTGGCTGGTGCACATGATGGCGAATCTGGCTATAAATACCATAGGTCTGATGATGTTTGGAATATTATAG
- a CDS encoding type 1 glutamine amidotransferase domain-containing protein gives MKKVIVLIENLFDEQELVYPYHRLSEDYEVHLVGPEKHAEYSGKSGFKMKSTHSSVDIKAEDYEGIIIPGGFSPDYMRKSEATRKLVSDFDKAGKPIAAICHGPWMMASCCDVKDKRLTSVPTIKDDLIHAGAEWVNEEVVVSGNLITSRSPLDLPAFVKAFVGELQKK, from the coding sequence ATGAAGAAAGTAATTGTTCTTATCGAGAATCTATTTGATGAGCAGGAGCTTGTATACCCATATCACAGGTTGAGTGAAGACTACGAGGTCCATCTTGTAGGACCGGAAAAGCATGCCGAATACTCCGGCAAATCAGGATTCAAAATGAAAAGCACCCATAGCTCAGTTGATATAAAGGCTGAGGATTACGAGGGGATAATAATTCCAGGTGGCTTTTCACCTGACTACATGAGAAAATCTGAAGCAACAAGAAAGCTGGTATCTGACTTTGACAAAGCCGGTAAACCTATAGCAGCAATATGCCACGGACCGTGGATGATGGCATCCTGCTGCGATGTCAAGGATAAAAGACTTACCTCGGTCCCTACCATTAAGGATGATCTTATACATGCCGGAGCTGAGTGGGTCAATGAGGAGGTAGTAGTAAGCGGTAACCTTATAACCTCAAGAAGTCCCTTGGACCTTCCTGCTTTTGTAAAGGCCTTTGTGGGTGAGCTTCAGAAAAAATAA
- the ltrA gene encoding group II intron reverse transcriptase/maturase, whose translation MEQILSRENMLLAYKKVKANKGAGGIDNISVDEIDEYLKGNWEDIKERIRNRKYKPQPVLRVEIPKPNGGVRKLGIPTVMDRIIEQAIVQVITPIVEPHFSEYSYGFRPGRRAQQAVIKLLEYLNDGYIYIVDIDLEKFFDNVPQDKLMTLVGKIIQDPDTESLIAKYLKAGVMDKGKYEETNEGTPQGGNLSPILSNIMLNELDKELEARGLNFVRYADDCVIAVGSSAASNRVMNTITKWIERKLGLKVNAEKTRTTEPTKLKYLGFGFVKMDGKWEARPHRDSIVKFKRKLKQLTKRSWSISMDDRIKRLNWVIRGWINYFRIGKMKTNMIRIDGHLRTRIRIVIWKQWKTSQKRMWGLRKLGAPEWMVRQSVGFNNHYQAVAKTTGLRKISKEILAKRGLISCLDYYLN comes from the coding sequence ATGGAACAGATATTATCAAGAGAGAATATGCTGCTTGCATACAAGAAGGTAAAAGCCAACAAAGGAGCAGGAGGCATAGACAACATAAGTGTAGACGAAATTGATGAATATCTGAAAGGAAACTGGGAAGACATCAAGGAACGTATTCGTAACAGAAAGTACAAACCTCAGCCGGTGCTAAGAGTTGAAATACCAAAGCCAAATGGTGGAGTAAGAAAACTTGGTATACCCACAGTGATGGACAGAATCATAGAACAGGCAATAGTGCAGGTAATCACACCCATAGTGGAGCCACATTTCAGCGAATACAGCTATGGTTTCAGGCCGGGTAGACGAGCACAACAGGCAGTCATCAAACTATTGGAATATCTGAATGACGGATATATCTACATAGTGGATATTGACCTTGAGAAGTTCTTTGATAATGTACCACAAGACAAGCTGATGACCCTTGTAGGCAAAATCATACAAGACCCTGACACAGAATCACTCATAGCTAAATATCTAAAGGCAGGAGTGATGGACAAAGGAAAATATGAAGAAACCAACGAGGGGACCCCGCAGGGAGGAAACCTCTCCCCAATACTCAGTAACATCATGCTCAATGAGCTTGACAAAGAGCTTGAAGCAAGAGGACTTAATTTTGTTAGATATGCAGATGACTGTGTAATAGCAGTAGGAAGTAGTGCAGCTTCCAACAGAGTTATGAACACCATAACAAAATGGATAGAGAGAAAACTCGGATTAAAAGTCAACGCAGAAAAGACAAGAACCACAGAACCAACAAAGCTAAAATATTTAGGATTTGGTTTTGTGAAGATGGATGGTAAATGGGAGGCAAGGCCTCATCGGGACTCCATAGTTAAATTCAAGAGAAAACTCAAGCAGCTCACAAAACGCTCATGGTCAATCAGCATGGACGATAGAATAAAGAGACTCAATTGGGTAATCAGAGGCTGGATAAACTACTTTCGAATAGGTAAAATGAAGACTAATATGATACGAATAGATGGACACTTGCGTACAAGAATCCGTATCGTGATATGGAAGCAGTGGAAAACCAGTCAGAAGAGAATGTGGGGCTTAAGAAAACTCGGTGCTCCGGAATGGATGGTAAGACAGTCGGTAGGGTTTAACAACCATTACCAGGCAGTGGCTAAAACCACAGGTTTACGTAAAATATCAAAAGAAATCCTCGCAAAGCGAGGTCTCATTAGTTGTTTGGATTATTATTTGAATTGA
- a CDS encoding aspartate kinase, protein MKVAKFGGSSLADGAQFKKVKSIVESDKSIGVVVPSAPGKRHGKDHKVTDLLYMCHQLASHGLNFDEVYTIIQDRFTGICSELETGIPIGEILSDIKTMIRDGASRDYCASRGEYINGLILADYLGIPFIDAAELIRFDTMGQLDENKTRSLIAEKLGGIEKVVVPGFYGSNEDGSIRTFSRGGSDVTGAIIADGVDAELYENWTDVSGFLMADPRVVKDPKPIKLVTYKELRELSYMGAPVLHEEAIFPVRRLGIPINIRNTNRPEDEGTLIVNDQWAERNEGSITGIAGKKDFTVISVEKTLMTAEQGFFRKLVSVFETNDITIEHMPSSIDSISVIVSDIGLNGKLKKVKDEIQIYCNPDNIVSYPSMALIAVVGRGMINTKGISAKVFTALSDGGVNIRMISQGSSELNIIIGVENNDFEKAIEAIYKAFE, encoded by the coding sequence ATGAAGGTAGCAAAGTTTGGCGGCAGCTCTCTTGCAGACGGTGCCCAATTCAAAAAAGTTAAAAGCATAGTGGAGTCTGACAAGAGCATTGGTGTGGTGGTTCCTTCTGCTCCAGGGAAGAGACACGGTAAGGATCATAAGGTAACGGACCTACTGTATATGTGCCATCAGCTTGCATCCCATGGCCTGAATTTTGACGAGGTGTACACCATAATTCAGGATAGATTCACAGGGATCTGCTCTGAGCTTGAAACAGGGATCCCCATAGGGGAGATTTTGTCAGACATAAAGACCATGATAAGGGACGGAGCCTCAAGAGACTATTGCGCCAGCAGGGGTGAATACATAAACGGTCTGATACTTGCAGACTACCTGGGTATTCCATTCATCGATGCTGCTGAGCTTATAAGATTCGATACCATGGGGCAGCTGGATGAGAATAAGACCAGATCGTTGATCGCAGAGAAGCTTGGAGGTATTGAAAAAGTGGTGGTCCCTGGGTTCTATGGGTCTAACGAAGACGGATCCATCAGGACCTTTTCAAGAGGAGGCTCGGACGTCACAGGCGCCATAATAGCTGATGGCGTCGATGCCGAGCTTTATGAAAACTGGACAGATGTATCCGGCTTTCTAATGGCAGATCCAAGGGTCGTAAAAGACCCAAAGCCTATCAAGCTCGTAACCTACAAGGAGCTTAGAGAGCTTTCATATATGGGTGCACCGGTGCTACATGAAGAAGCTATATTCCCCGTAAGAAGGCTTGGGATCCCAATTAATATAAGAAATACAAACAGACCTGAGGACGAAGGGACTCTGATCGTAAACGATCAGTGGGCTGAAAGAAACGAGGGGAGCATAACAGGCATCGCCGGTAAGAAGGATTTCACGGTAATATCTGTTGAAAAGACACTTATGACCGCTGAACAGGGGTTTTTCAGAAAGCTGGTCTCAGTGTTTGAGACAAATGACATAACCATAGAGCATATGCCTTCAAGCATAGACTCAATATCCGTTATAGTCTCGGATATCGGCCTAAACGGCAAGCTGAAGAAGGTAAAGGATGAGATCCAAATATATTGTAACCCTGACAATATAGTTTCATACCCCAGCATGGCTCTCATAGCGGTAGTTGGAAGGGGAATGATCAATACGAAGGGAATATCAGCCAAGGTATTCACCGCACTATCAGACGGCGGAGTGAACATAAGGATGATCTCGCAGGGCTCAAGCGAGCTCAATATAATCATCGGAGTTGAAAACAACGATTTTGAGAAGGCGATAGAGGCCATTTACAAGGCCTTTGAATAA
- a CDS encoding aspartate-semialdehyde dehydrogenase: MKKYNVAVVGATGLVGRTILKVMEERRFPVGTLVCLASKKSAGEVLKYEDREIVVKELDENSFDEEIDIAFFSAGGSISEKYAPIAASKGVVVVDNSSVFRMNEQVPLVVPEVNGEDAFSNKGVIANPNCSTIQCMLPLKAIMDNYGIKRVVYSSYQSVSGSGTKGLRDLDEGLSEFYPFPIQNNVLPHIDVFLENGYTKEEMKMIEETRKILHAPELKVTATTVRVPVRFAHSVSVNLELEKDFQVEDVKRILSEFPGIIVKDDPDHKLYPMPIDAEGRDEVFVGRIRRDFSLEHGLNIWVVADNIRKGAATNAVQIGELLVKRGI; the protein is encoded by the coding sequence ATGAAAAAGTATAACGTTGCAGTGGTAGGAGCTACAGGACTTGTAGGCAGGACAATACTTAAGGTCATGGAGGAGAGGAGGTTTCCTGTCGGGACCCTTGTATGTCTGGCATCCAAGAAATCTGCAGGAGAGGTTTTAAAGTATGAGGACAGAGAGATAGTGGTAAAGGAGCTCGATGAGAACTCCTTCGATGAGGAGATAGATATAGCCTTCTTTTCTGCAGGCGGCTCTATCAGCGAGAAGTATGCACCGATAGCTGCCTCAAAGGGTGTTGTCGTAGTTGATAACAGCAGCGTCTTTCGAATGAATGAGCAGGTCCCCTTGGTGGTGCCTGAGGTAAATGGAGAAGATGCATTTTCGAATAAAGGAGTTATAGCAAACCCTAATTGTTCCACAATACAGTGTATGCTGCCCTTAAAGGCAATAATGGACAACTACGGGATCAAGAGGGTAGTCTATTCGTCCTACCAGTCAGTGTCCGGCTCAGGGACCAAGGGCTTAAGAGACCTTGACGAGGGACTTTCGGAGTTCTACCCATTCCCTATACAGAACAATGTCCTTCCTCACATAGACGTATTTCTTGAGAATGGATACACCAAGGAGGAAATGAAGATGATCGAGGAAACGAGAAAGATCCTTCATGCGCCTGAGCTCAAGGTAACGGCAACAACTGTAAGAGTTCCCGTAAGGTTCGCTCACAGCGTCTCCGTAAATTTGGAGCTTGAGAAAGACTTCCAGGTTGAGGATGTCAAAAGGATTTTAAGTGAGTTCCCAGGGATAATAGTAAAAGACGACCCTGACCACAAGCTCTATCCAATGCCGATCGATGCTGAGGGAAGGGATGAGGTTTTCGTGGGAAGAATTAGAAGGGATTTCAGCCTTGAGCATGGACTAAATATATGGGTAGTTGCTGATAATATAAGAAAAGGAGCAGCTACCAATGCAGTTCAGATAGGTGAGCTCTTAGTGAAAAGGGGGATTTAG
- a CDS encoding homoserine dehydrogenase, translating to MAKLGMLGFGTVGQGVADILNRRGEELELLIGEPLQLKKILVKNLDKERKVSIPEGVLTTDPYQVLLDEEIDIIIEVTGDLDDSYIFIKKALQNGKHVVTANKAVVSAYFEELSYMAEEKGLHFLYEASAGGGIPFIKPLKDAIRLNKVESIRGILNGTCNFILSKMTNEGLDYSDVLREAQALGYAEADPSADVEGTDTMRKLRIIGTLALGASISEDDIICDGIDRLSAYDIEKLKERGYVVKLIGEAREADGGFSAIVQPTAVPLGSSFAGVGGAMNSVCFSGDNAGALTFTGAGAGMLPTANAVLSDVIDCILNTQSKSSPLRARALQNRNESLKGSYYVRFEGGFESEVLEELPLKEVISKNDPVAAITGEIRLDSLLELTAGLNTADYSIVRVEGLS from the coding sequence ATGGCAAAGCTTGGAATGCTTGGATTTGGAACAGTGGGTCAGGGAGTTGCAGACATCCTTAACAGAAGGGGCGAAGAGCTTGAGCTTCTTATTGGAGAGCCTTTACAGTTAAAAAAGATCCTGGTCAAAAATCTGGATAAGGAAAGAAAGGTATCCATCCCTGAAGGAGTCCTGACGACGGACCCGTACCAGGTGCTGCTTGATGAGGAGATAGATATAATAATCGAGGTTACAGGAGATCTGGACGACAGTTATATTTTTATTAAGAAGGCCCTCCAGAATGGCAAGCACGTAGTAACTGCCAATAAGGCGGTAGTATCAGCATACTTTGAGGAATTGTCCTACATGGCTGAGGAAAAGGGACTCCATTTCCTGTATGAGGCAAGTGCAGGAGGAGGGATACCCTTCATCAAGCCCTTGAAGGACGCCATAAGGCTAAACAAGGTTGAAAGCATAAGAGGAATATTGAATGGTACATGTAACTTCATACTCTCCAAGATGACCAACGAGGGTCTGGATTATTCGGATGTTTTAAGGGAGGCACAAGCTCTTGGATACGCTGAAGCGGATCCATCGGCTGATGTGGAGGGAACAGACACCATGAGAAAGCTAAGGATCATAGGAACACTTGCGCTCGGCGCATCCATTTCCGAGGATGACATAATCTGCGACGGCATAGACAGGCTCTCGGCATATGACATTGAGAAGCTGAAGGAAAGGGGATATGTTGTAAAGCTTATAGGAGAAGCCAGGGAGGCTGATGGAGGATTTTCAGCAATAGTCCAGCCAACGGCAGTACCTTTGGGAAGCAGCTTTGCAGGAGTTGGCGGAGCGATGAATTCCGTTTGCTTCTCAGGGGATAATGCAGGTGCGCTTACATTTACAGGCGCAGGCGCAGGGATGCTCCCTACAGCCAATGCAGTTCTAAGTGATGTCATTGATTGCATTTTGAATACTCAGAGCAAGTCCTCACCTCTCAGGGCAAGAGCTCTTCAAAACAGGAACGAGTCCCTGAAGGGATCCTATTATGTAAGATTTGAGGGAGGATTCGAGTCGGAAGTTCTTGAGGAATTGCCGTTAAAAGAAGTAATCAGCAAAAACGATCCTGTCGCTGCCATAACAGGCGAAATAAGGCTTGACAGTCTTCTCGAACTTACGGCAGGCCTTAATACAGCTGATTATTCCATAGTAAGAGTTGAGGGGTTGAGCTGA